A section of the Amblyomma americanum isolate KBUSLIRL-KWMA chromosome 2, ASM5285725v1, whole genome shotgun sequence genome encodes:
- the LOC144122058 gene encoding 3-beta-hydroxysteroid sulfotransferase-like, producing MQRRKPKHQIIDGVPRCLSIDPEILRENLKFRARSGDVVQSTFPKSGTHWVLYITQLILREGEPVTTHEELSREWRFLEYMNIKDWKSTLPLRTFTTHLPLKKDMLTEEGKYVYVARNPWDVCVSFYKMASNLSTFDFQDGTFEEFVDVFVNGNFGYGDYFEHVASGYALREEPNVFFITYEELKKDTREGILRLARFLGERYGNALEEDEKLLEQLLERSKPEYMRSVVVINLSENASPHWDEVISRNKIRCKEGYEGDKNRYALVRTAKVGGWKEYFTPELLQRIELRIREAEKSSSFMNLWKEIRAETLQAASNGCQ from the coding sequence ATGCAGCGTCGGAAGCCCAAGCACCAAATTATAGATGGGGTACCAAGGTGTTTAAGCATAGACCCAGAAATCTTGCGAGAAAACCTCAAGTTCCGAGCGAGAAGCGGCGACGTTGTGCAGTCCACCTTTCCGAAGAGTGGAACTCACTGGGTGCTGTACATTACGCAGCTTATCCTGAGAGAGGGAGAACCAGTCACGACGCATGAAGAACTTTCCAGAGAGTGGCGCTTTCTAGAGTACATGAATATCAAGGACTGGAAATCGACTCTGCCTTTGAGAACCTTTACGACGCACCTTCCATTGAAAAAAGACATGTTGACCGAAGAAGGCAAGTACGTCTACGTCGCCCGAAATCCCTGGGATGTGTGTGTCTCCTTCTACAAGATGGCGAGCAACCTTAGTACTTTCGACTTCCAGGACGGGACTTTCGAAGAGTTTGTGGACGTGTTTGTGAACGGAAACTTCGGTTATGGTGACTACTTCGAACACGTGGCCTCTGGGTACGCACTGCGAGAAGAGCCTAATGTCTTCTTCATTACGTACGAGGAACTAAAGAAGGACACTCGCGAGGGGATATTGAGGTTGGCACGGTTCTTGGGGGAGAGATACGGCAATGCATTGGAAGAGGACGAAAAGCTCCTCGAGCAACTCCTGGAACGATCTAAGCCCGAGTACATGAGAAGCGTGGTGGTCATCAACCTTTCTGAAAATGCTAGTCCTCACTGGGATGAAGTGATTTCGCGAAACAAGATACGCTGCAAAGAAGGTTACGAAGGAGACAAGAACCGATACGCGCTTGTAAGAACAGCTAAGGTTGGAGGATGGAAAGAATACTTCACGCCGGAACTTCTGCAGCGAATCGAGTTGAGAATCCGTGAGGCCGAAAAATCATCGTCTTTCATGAACTTGTGGAAAGAGATTAGAGCAGAAACCTTGCAAGCTGCTTCTAATGGGTGCCAGTGA